Proteins encoded by one window of Streptococcus suis S735:
- a CDS encoding glycerol dehydrogenase yields the protein MKVFASPSRYIQGKHVLFQGAEAIGKLGTKPLILCDDLVYGIIGEKFLSYLVEEGMQVHRVAFNGEASDKEIQRVVEIGKEQASDVVIGLGGGKTIDSAKAIADLLGVPVVIAPTIASTDAPTSALSVIYSEEGAFERYIFYKKNPDLVLVDTAIICQAPPRLLASGIADGLATWVEARAILQSNGTTMAGGGQTLAGIAIAQTCEQTLFEYGLQAMASCEAKVVTAALENIVEANTLLSGLGFESAGLAAAHAIHNGFTALEGDIHHLTHGEKVAYGTLTQLFLENRPKEELEKYIRFYQALNLPTTLEELHLADASYEELLKVGQQATIEGETIHGMPFAISAEDVAEALMAVDYYVRSLDK from the coding sequence ATGAAAGTATTTGCAAGTCCATCTCGCTATATTCAAGGTAAACATGTCCTTTTCCAAGGTGCAGAAGCTATCGGAAAATTGGGAACAAAGCCTTTGATTCTTTGTGATGATTTAGTATATGGGATTATCGGTGAGAAGTTTTTGTCCTATCTCGTTGAAGAAGGGATGCAAGTCCATCGTGTTGCCTTTAATGGAGAAGCATCTGACAAGGAAATCCAGCGCGTCGTAGAAATCGGAAAAGAACAGGCTAGTGACGTCGTAATCGGTCTAGGTGGTGGCAAGACGATTGACTCAGCCAAGGCGATTGCTGATTTACTAGGAGTGCCAGTTGTCATTGCTCCAACTATTGCTTCAACAGATGCTCCGACCTCTGCTTTATCTGTCATTTATTCTGAAGAAGGGGCGTTTGAACGCTATATTTTCTATAAGAAAAATCCAGATCTTGTCTTGGTAGATACAGCGATTATTTGTCAAGCACCGCCACGTCTTTTGGCTTCTGGTATTGCGGATGGCTTGGCGACGTGGGTGGAAGCGCGTGCTATTTTACAAAGCAATGGAACAACAATGGCAGGAGGAGGTCAGACACTTGCTGGTATCGCTATTGCACAAACCTGTGAACAAACACTCTTTGAATACGGACTTCAAGCCATGGCCAGCTGTGAAGCCAAGGTTGTGACAGCTGCTTTAGAGAATATTGTTGAAGCCAATACCTTGCTAAGTGGTTTAGGCTTTGAAAGTGCAGGTTTGGCTGCGGCGCATGCGATACACAATGGATTCACCGCCTTGGAGGGAGACATTCACCATTTGACACATGGTGAAAAAGTGGCTTATGGGACCTTGACCCAGCTCTTTTTGGAAAACCGTCCTAAAGAAGAATTGGAAAAATACATCCGTTTCTATCAAGCCTTGAATCTTCCAACAACTTTGGAGGAGTTACATTTGGCTGATGCTAGTTATGAAGAACTATTGAAAGTCGGCCAACAAGCGACGATTGAAGGAGAAACAATTCACGGTATGCCATTTGCTATTTCAGCAGAAGACGTTGCAGAAGCTCTGATGGCAGTTGACTACTATGTTCGCTCATTAGATAAATAA
- a CDS encoding aspartate-semialdehyde dehydrogenase produces MAYVVAVVGATGAVGAQMIKMLEESTLPIEKVRFLASARSAGKTLQFKGQDIVIEETTETAFEGVDIALFSAGGSTSAKYAPYAVKAGAVVVDNTSYFRQNPDVPLVVPEVNAHALDAHNGIIACPNCSTIQMMVALEPVRQKWGLERIIVSTYQAVSGAGMGAILETQAQLRSVLNDGVEPKAVEANILPSGGDKKHYPIGFNAIPQIDLFTENDYTYEEMKMTKETKKIMEDDSIAVSATCVRIPVLSAHSESVYIETKEIAPIDEVKAAIASFPGAVLEDDVANQIYPQAINAVGSRDTFVGRIRKDLDKENGIHMWVVSDNLLKGAAWNSVQIAETLHERGLVRPTAELKFELK; encoded by the coding sequence ATGGCCTATGTAGTAGCTGTTGTTGGTGCCACTGGTGCAGTTGGTGCCCAAATGATTAAAATGTTGGAAGAGTCAACACTTCCAATCGAGAAAGTGCGTTTCCTTGCTTCTGCCCGTTCAGCAGGTAAGACCTTGCAGTTTAAGGGGCAGGATATTGTCATTGAAGAAACAACAGAAACAGCCTTTGAAGGAGTGGATATTGCCCTCTTCTCAGCTGGTGGCTCTACATCTGCCAAGTACGCTCCTTACGCTGTAAAAGCAGGAGCTGTAGTAGTTGACAATACCTCTTACTTCCGTCAAAATCCAGATGTTCCTCTGGTTGTTCCTGAGGTAAATGCTCACGCGCTTGATGCCCACAATGGTATCATTGCTTGTCCAAACTGCTCAACCATTCAAATGATGGTTGCCTTGGAGCCTGTTCGTCAGAAATGGGGCTTGGAGCGGATCATCGTATCCACCTATCAGGCAGTCTCTGGAGCAGGTATGGGAGCTATCTTGGAAACACAAGCTCAGCTTCGTTCTGTCTTGAATGATGGCGTGGAACCCAAAGCGGTAGAAGCGAATATTCTTCCTTCTGGTGGCGATAAGAAGCACTATCCAATCGGGTTCAATGCTATTCCGCAAATCGACCTCTTCACTGAAAATGACTACACATACGAAGAGATGAAGATGACAAAAGAGACTAAGAAAATCATGGAAGATGACAGCATTGCCGTTTCTGCAACCTGCGTCCGTATTCCAGTCTTGTCAGCTCACTCTGAATCTGTTTACATTGAAACTAAGGAAATTGCACCGATTGATGAAGTGAAGGCAGCTATTGCATCCTTCCCAGGGGCTGTTTTAGAAGACGATGTGGCTAATCAAATTTATCCGCAAGCCATTAATGCTGTTGGTAGTCGCGATACTTTTGTTGGTCGCATCCGTAAAGATTTGGACAAGGAAAACGGTATTCACATGTGGGTTGTTTCTGACAACTTGCTCAAAGGCGCTGCATGGAACTCTGTTCAAATCGCTGAAACCCTTCATGAGCGTGGTCTAGTTCGTCCAACGGCAGAATTGAAGTTTGAATTGAAATAA
- the dapA gene encoding 4-hydroxy-tetrahydrodipicolinate synthase, producing MSIQDLRDVKIITAMITPFKEDGSINFEVLPELIEHLLSHHTEGILLAGTTAESPTLTHEEELELFGAVQKIVNGRVPLIAGIGTNDTRDSIEFAKEVAAFGGFAAGLAIVPYYNKPSQEGMYQHFKAIADASDLPIIIYNIPGRVVVEMTPETMLRLAEHPNIIGVKECTSLANMAYLIEHKPEDFLIYTGEDGDAFHAMNLGADGVISVASHTNGDEMYEMFTAIEQQDIRTAAAIQRKFIPKVNALFSYPSPAPVKAVLNYLGFEVGPLRLPLVPCPEEDAKRIIKVVVDGDYEATKATVTGVVRPDY from the coding sequence ATGTCTATTCAAGATTTACGTGATGTAAAAATTATTACAGCAATGATTACCCCTTTCAAAGAAGATGGTTCGATTAATTTTGAAGTTTTACCCGAATTGATTGAACATCTGTTGTCCCATCACACAGAAGGGATTTTATTAGCAGGAACAACTGCCGAAAGTCCAACCCTGACACACGAGGAAGAACTGGAACTATTTGGTGCTGTGCAAAAAATTGTCAATGGTCGTGTTCCCCTAATTGCAGGTATCGGTACAAATGATACGCGCGACTCGATTGAGTTTGCCAAAGAAGTGGCGGCATTCGGCGGCTTTGCGGCAGGTCTTGCTATCGTGCCTTACTACAACAAACCCTCTCAAGAGGGAATGTATCAGCACTTCAAGGCTATTGCGGATGCCTCTGATTTGCCAATCATTATCTACAATATCCCAGGTCGTGTCGTGGTTGAAATGACGCCAGAAACCATGTTGCGTTTGGCTGAGCATCCAAACATCATCGGTGTTAAAGAGTGTACCAGCCTTGCTAACATGGCTTACCTAATTGAGCATAAACCAGAAGACTTCTTGATTTATACAGGTGAGGATGGCGATGCTTTCCATGCAATGAACTTGGGAGCAGATGGTGTGATTTCTGTTGCATCTCACACGAATGGTGATGAGATGTATGAAATGTTTACAGCCATCGAACAACAAGATATTCGAACAGCAGCCGCTATTCAACGCAAGTTCATTCCGAAAGTCAATGCCCTCTTCTCATATCCAAGTCCTGCACCAGTTAAGGCGGTTCTTAATTACCTTGGATTTGAAGTTGGTCCACTCCGCTTGCCGTTGGTTCCATGCCCAGAAGAAGATGCTAAACGCATTATCAAAGTCGTAGTGGACGGCGACTACGAAGCGACCAAAGCCACTGTGACAGGAGTCGTAAGACCGGATTATTAA